One window of Balnearium lithotrophicum genomic DNA carries:
- a CDS encoding 4Fe-4S dicluster domain-containing protein → MFQLPEKFAYWWGIPREEIDWYPKIDESKCVGCGMCFLSCGRKVFDYDFERRKSVVARPLQCMVGCTSCEVWCVFNAISFPDRNYVKELIKKKGILKKVKEKLEELRENQ, encoded by the coding sequence ATGTTTCAGTTACCGGAAAAATTTGCCTATTGGTGGGGAATACCGAGGGAAGAGATTGATTGGTACCCCAAAATTGATGAAAGTAAGTGCGTAGGATGCGGAATGTGTTTTTTAAGCTGCGGAAGGAAGGTCTTTGACTACGATTTTGAAAGGAGAAAGTCTGTTGTTGCAAGACCTCTTCAGTGTATGGTTGGATGTACTTCGTGTGAGGTTTGGTGTGTTTTCAACGCCATTTCGTTCCCTGACAGGAACTATGTTAAAGAGCTAATCAAGAAAAAAGGGATTCTAAAGAAGGTAAAAGAGAAGTTGGAAGAGTTACGAGAGAATCAATAG
- a CDS encoding endonuclease MutS2: MEKVLRTLEFDKFLFETQTFAKSERGKRAVLELRPKTDPHEVEREISITDTFVKLLSERNVPLETFPDISNVVEKLKVPGVLLSSEEFLNLLKVLNQSTVLKNFFTSLEERYERIKWIGENLRDLKELRERLNRTIDEMGEILDSASPKLRSIRRSILVTSERIKEKLQSIVNRNEDLCPDRIVTEREGRYVILVKPHFKKRFQGIVHDRSSSGHTLYVEPLSVVSDNNKLRELRSEEKEEIKRILKELSSLASEYREEISNNFRILIEVDKRYAVSYMSLKLKGTKPEIGSFLNLRDAKHPLLLLSGKEVVPVDINLRKGLVITGPNTGGKTVTLKTIGLLSLMVQTGFLIPVAEGSSVRLFKNWFADIGDEQSIEQSLSTFSGHIRNISEILRGADENSLVLLDELGAGTDPIEGSTLAIAILSYLKRKEVKTVATTHFTPVKLFAYRDDYYDVATVLFDEETLKPLYKLAYGIVGRSYALIIAKRYGIPDEVIEIAQGLLTSEDRLADDILKALEEEYKRLEEERKEVERLKRELEEKKEEFFRKERELRERLKEELSTYIEELERRTEEALREKESERARQKFKKVVVSVRNRANVLSEIKPKREAKVGDTVKLLKSGRKGKVVSIDTGRKTALVQIGGLKVEVKLSQIEPVDEVEERKERVSVNVQRPVRFFPELKVLGMRGDEALRAVEKFLDDANLVGVKEVKIVHGYGEGILKRLIRDYLKEFPYVKRFRGGKPEEGGDGVTIVELY; the protein is encoded by the coding sequence CCCTTAGAAACTTTCCCGGACATTTCAAATGTTGTTGAAAAGTTGAAGGTTCCTGGAGTTCTCCTATCTTCGGAAGAATTCCTAAACCTCTTAAAGGTATTAAACCAATCTACCGTTTTAAAAAATTTCTTTACCTCCCTTGAAGAAAGGTACGAGAGAATAAAGTGGATAGGAGAAAATCTACGGGATTTGAAGGAGCTCCGCGAGAGGCTGAACAGAACAATTGATGAAATGGGGGAAATTCTTGATTCAGCTTCTCCCAAGCTGAGGTCTATCAGGCGTTCAATACTCGTAACCTCCGAGAGGATAAAAGAGAAGCTCCAGTCAATAGTAAACAGAAACGAGGACTTATGCCCAGACAGGATAGTTACTGAGAGGGAGGGTAGATACGTCATCCTTGTAAAGCCCCACTTTAAAAAGAGATTTCAGGGAATAGTTCACGATAGGTCATCGTCGGGCCATACACTTTACGTAGAGCCACTCTCTGTTGTCTCTGATAACAACAAGTTGAGAGAACTTAGGAGTGAGGAAAAGGAAGAGATAAAGAGAATTTTGAAGGAACTCTCCTCACTGGCCTCAGAGTACCGGGAGGAAATTTCCAATAACTTCAGGATACTGATTGAAGTAGACAAACGTTATGCAGTTTCCTATATGAGCTTAAAATTAAAGGGAACAAAGCCTGAGATTGGAAGCTTTCTGAATCTAAGGGATGCTAAACATCCTCTTCTCCTCCTTTCAGGAAAGGAGGTAGTTCCCGTAGATATCAATCTCAGGAAGGGACTCGTCATAACTGGTCCTAACACTGGTGGGAAGACTGTAACCCTGAAAACAATAGGCCTTCTATCTCTAATGGTTCAAACGGGATTTCTCATCCCCGTAGCCGAAGGGAGCTCTGTAAGGTTATTTAAAAACTGGTTTGCAGATATAGGGGACGAACAGAGCATCGAACAGTCCCTTTCAACCTTCAGCGGGCACATAAGGAACATTTCGGAGATTTTAAGGGGCGCAGATGAGAACTCATTAGTCCTCCTTGATGAACTCGGAGCAGGTACAGACCCGATTGAAGGTTCAACGTTGGCCATTGCAATTCTCTCCTATTTAAAGAGAAAGGAAGTAAAAACGGTTGCTACAACCCACTTTACTCCGGTTAAGCTATTTGCATACAGGGACGACTACTACGACGTTGCTACAGTCCTGTTTGATGAAGAAACGCTAAAACCGCTCTACAAGCTTGCCTATGGAATAGTAGGCAGGAGTTATGCCCTGATAATTGCTAAAAGGTACGGAATTCCAGATGAGGTAATAGAGATTGCACAGGGGCTTCTGACGAGCGAGGATAGGTTAGCCGATGATATTCTTAAAGCCCTTGAGGAGGAGTACAAGAGGTTAGAGGAGGAAAGAAAGGAGGTTGAGAGGTTAAAGAGGGAATTGGAGGAGAAGAAGGAGGAGTTCTTTAGAAAGGAAAGGGAGTTAAGGGAAAGACTGAAGGAGGAGCTCTCTACGTACATTGAGGAGCTTGAGAGGAGAACAGAGGAGGCTTTAAGGGAGAAGGAGTCAGAGAGGGCAAGACAGAAGTTTAAAAAGGTCGTTGTAAGCGTACGAAATAGGGCCAACGTTCTCAGTGAGATAAAGCCAAAAAGGGAAGCAAAGGTTGGGGACACGGTTAAATTACTAAAGAGCGGAAGGAAAGGAAAGGTTGTATCGATAGATACCGGAAGGAAAACCGCCCTTGTTCAGATTGGCGGGTTAAAAGTTGAAGTGAAACTCTCTCAAATTGAGCCTGTTGATGAGGTCGAGGAGAGAAAGGAAAGGGTAAGTGTCAATGTTCAGAGGCCTGTTAGGTTCTTTCCAGAACTCAAAGTGTTGGGAATGAGAGGAGATGAGGCATTAAGGGCTGTTGAAAAGTTTTTGGACGATGCAAACCTCGTAGGTGTTAAAGAGGTAAAGATTGTTCACGGTTACGGCGAGGGGATTTTAAAGAGGTTAATCAGGGATTACCTAAAAGAGTTCCCTTACGTAAAGAGGTTTAGAGGAGGAAAACCTGAGGAGGGAGGAGACGGAGTAACGATTGTGGAGCTCTATTGA